In the Tenrec ecaudatus isolate mTenEca1 unplaced genomic scaffold, mTenEca1.hap1 Scaffold_1941, whole genome shotgun sequence genome, CTTCAGGAAATGCACTACAAAGAGGAGCACCCATAATGACAAAACTATATTGCATGTATGAGAAACGggccaataaagctatttctatAAACACCCActtaatcctttttcaccctccaaCACAACCCTCACCATCTTCtgtgtcctctccctccccgtgCATAAGGGCTGATGGCCGAGGACTTGTGTGAACAGGGCTGggtctggattctcaggagttggTCCGTTCTGATGGCATCAGCCCGGCTGATGAGATCTCACgaaatgccatcacttccatgatgaGACCTACTGTCAACAGCCAATGAGGGGGAAGCAATagcttcctggtgggtgtggtcttATCCTTTAAAAGGACTCTCTGAATGCTCTGTAGCTTTGTTCTGCACCTGGACCCTTCACCTGACCTGAAGGTGTCTGGACTTGAGACGGAACCTTGCCAACATTTTCCTGGCTTCTCTGGAAGTtttcaggctcaacattcttgacGAAGAAGTCTGCCGTTCGACCTGCCTTCTTGGATTCTTCATGCACCGGATCTACTTCAACAAGGACCGTGGCCAAGACTGAAATTGGAGCCTTGTCAGCGTCTGCAACTGTGAGTTGAATGAGAGTTACATGAAAACTACCTGAATGGTTGCGAGGAGCTGATGGGGAGGGACACAGATCTTGGAGGGCTGGTGTAAGGAGATGGGAGAACACAGCGGCCTCTCCGTGGGAGACCAGATCCATGGATGGACAGAGGGAAAGGGTCTTGTCCTAGAATCCCTGTTTCATACGCTACTTCTTGTCATGGTTGACTGTCTCCTTCTTTTAGGAAACCCACTCTGTGTGTTCCTTCATCTTGTTTTTGTGGCCCCTGCATTTTTCATCGAATATTTGTGTGGCAGTTTGTTTCACAGTGGTGGCTtgggaggacaggacagaacagtgCTTCCTTCGTAGGTTATAGGATTTCTGTGCATCTGGAATGACACAAATGCTCCTAACCAAAACAGCATCTTTCAAAATTGGGAACCATAGAATTTTGATTGTGAAATTTGCACTTTCGATTcgttctgttctgtcttgttttgttttgcttctagcACTTGTGGTCTTCTTCAGTTCCTTGCGCTTAAAAAATTCTAAGGAAGGTTCTTCAGCTCTGTCTGCATTGTGTTTGACCTTACATGTCGAGCACTTTCTGACAGCCTCTCAGACTGAagcacactgccatggagtcactgctgactttcagcaaccccttAGAATTGCTGGTgcgataactcttcatgggacaagaaagcccagtgtttttcctgcgaagctgctggtggtttcaaactgctgaccatgcaggtcacagcagcccattgcataaccagTGCCTGCGAATGCTCCCGAGTCTGTCCTAATGCAGGGAATAGTCCCACTGCCTTCTTGAGAACCAACACTCATTTTCTGACCACCAAATACTCATGTTGAACTTGAAAGGACACGGGGAAGATCAGTAGCTCGGAATCTCACGGTGTCCTGGAAGCAAGGTGGAACAGATTGCTCTGGGAAAGACAGGTAAATGATGCTGAAGCACAGGGGCAGAATGAGAGTGTAGACTTAAGGGAAGTCTCCTGTAAACTAAGACATGTAAATGAGCGAAAGCTTAGTCTTTTGTCCTCCTCAATGATGACGTGATGGATAAAAAAAGTCCCTTTTTTATTCCAAAGCTATTAACAAAGATCTTGGCAGAAATGACTATTTATGTTTAGTTTCTCTGTCGAAAGGAGGAAACCCCAAACGAATCTGTATTTAATTGGCTCTGCCTTTATTTTTCCTGCTTTTATGTAAGACAAAGCTTTAACTGGGTCTCAGCTCCTTCCCACCTCTCCTTTATCTGTTACATGCACGGAATGGCCTCCTCTTACCACCTCTTTGACCTCCTATTGTCACTGGTGATTTTCACCTTGAGCAGCATATCTCACTATAATAGTGTAATTTGTCTTCTGTTTTACATGTTATGCTCAGCTCTTGATGgtttcttccattggctttagcGATGCTTCTACCAATGTCAGGATTCAGAGTCTCCTTTGCGTCCAGCTAGGTCAttcattcttttctgttttgtgaAGGATTTTTCTTTCATACATGATACTATTGATGTCATGCTATAGCTGGTCCAGTTTTCTGTCGATCGTATTCACTTGATCACATCTGTTGTTGAGATGCTCTTGACATTCAAGTGGAATGTGTCTGAGGTTATATTTGCATTCTCCTGCATCTGATTCAAGTCTTCAGCTTCATGGCCCCAGCTTTGCTTTTGCCTGCTGATAATGAACTCCCACAAAATGTCTTTTAGGTAAGGGCTTCagtcagaacatttcattttcaataagTTATCAATAACAGTCAAATCAAGAAAACcacttcagctagatggctgcttatttaactttaagCCCTTAACAcctaaatgctatatcttttcatagacaGGCAGCTTtccccacctttgcttatgcccaCATTTCATCTTACGTTatggtatcgggaaggtgagcatcacagaatgcagataATTAGGACCAAGTGACTTttgttgaggtagtacttgaatctaggccccatgtccatcggcaaccttaattcttaacatatagatataagtacatggaTTGGTTTCCCTCTCATTGTATATAAacagggtcaagtataaagaaaatgttttgaaaccgatgaTATTAGCATccctgcaaatgtgcttgacacaatgaatgcatgtgtggcttacgataagagatgtaagagtccccaataaacgtatttaataaaaggaaagaaacatcTGTCTTCCattaaaagaaatttttaaaaagtgaatgcgGACATCCGGCTTCTTACTCAGAAAGTAAGTTTTGAGTGGAATTTCTATTTCCAGatgatttcactctgttgtgatGTTTGAATATTCTGCATTCATGATCTAGGGAATGAGCGATGCAGATGAATCCAGAGAGGCAAAACCATCTGTTGTCAGAGCCCCTGAGCTGAAAGGATGAGACCTCCAGTCCCATGGATAAGTGTTCCCTAGCTCTGAAATGTCGGGCCCTTTCGTCTCACTCTCAGTCTTTGAAACTTGAGGTAGTGTCCCCCAAATTTcctacttatttttgcttcattCACCTCCCCAGCTGCTGAGGTCACTGTCTGCCATCAGACTCCTGactgcccatcttggattccacAGCCTCTGGGTCAACTTGAGTCAGAAGAAAAAGAATCCAGTTTGAAATCTAAGCCCACGTGGACCAGCCTCTACCAGTGTGAGTTACTGGAAAGATTAGCATGGTCAGCGAGCTCCTCTCTGAGGGGCTAAGGGGATGACAGTGGAGTCCAGAGTGTGGAGGGCTAGGACAACCAGATTGGCTCTCCCAGAACACTGAGCAGACCCTTTCTCTTCATTCACAGGTCAGGATCGCTCTTGGAGCTGATTGATCAGcatgagcagcaggaacccacccaggctcctggacctggccatccagagcgtgttgcagaatgaggcctcagccattgcctctctggagtggctgcccacagagctctTCCCTCCCCTGTTCGTGGCAGCTGTTGTCGGAGATTACAGAGAGACAGTGAAGGCCATGGTTGGGGTGTGGCCCTTCCTCAAGCTCCCTCTGGGGGCTCTGATGGAAGATTGTCAGTCTCCCCCTGACATCTTAAAGGCTGCCCTTGATGGCCTTGCTATACTGCTTTCCCAGAAGGTTAAGCacaggagatgcaaactgaaagtgCTGGATTTACAAATGAACACTGGGACCAACTTCTGGAAAGTGTGGGCTGGACGCCAGTCTACTGCCTCTGTAACGTCATCAGAGGATCCAGAGTCCACCCATCCCAAGACTCAGATCCTCAAAGAAGACAAATGTAGGTCAGTGGAGAAATATCCAGCCTTGGCTGGCATGACGGTGCTCACTGACCTGTGCTTTCAGGCAGACATCCCAAatgaaatgctcaccttcctcatcGAAAGGGTCAAGCAGACAAAGGACCTGCCACACCTGTGCTGCAGGAAGCTCGAGCTTGTTCGGAATGTTGCCCCGCTTCCCATTCTTGGGGAGATCCTCAATGTAGTGCAGCTagactctgtccaggagatgagaTTGCTTGGTAGCTGGGACCTGCAAAGCCTCAACTGGTTCGCTCCTTACCTGTCCCAGATGGTCCAACTGCATACACTCCTCCTCTCTGAATGCACCCTGTATTGCATCGTCCCCGGGGAGAACGATGAGGACGAGGTGCAGAAGCTACTTCAACAATTCACCACTCAGCTCCTCAGTCTGCATCAGCTCCACACCCTCATGCTGCACTCTGTGAACTTCTTTGGTAACcacctccaccagctgctcagatgcTTGCAGGCGCCCTTGGAGACCCTGCACATACGCCGTTCCTTGCTTATGGACCAGGACTTGACATACCTGTCCTCATGTCCCTGCACCAGCCACCTGAAATCCCTTGACTTGAGTGGTGTACGCAGGCCTGGCTCCAATTACGAgttcctccctgctctgctgaacAGAGTCTCAGCCACCCTGGTCCACCTGGATTTGGCGGACTGTGGCATCACGGACTCGGACTGCGATTacttgcagcctgctctgggtcACTGCTCTCAGCTCAGAACCTTGAAACTCTGCGGAAACCTGTTGTCCATGGCTGTCCTACAGACCCTGCTGTTTCACACGTTCCCAAGGTGCAACTTTGCCTTTCTAGAGCTTCCTGTCCCCCTCAATTGCTACATGGACCCCCAGTTAACTCTGCCCTGGCATACCCTTGCAGAGGTGATGGAGCAGCTgaggctgaccttgcagctccatggaccCCAAAGAATACGCCTTGCTTACAGGCACTGTCGCACCCTGTGCGATGCAATCTGCATCCGTATGGACAACTAGTGCCACAACCCTTTGCCATCTGTTCTCAATCCTGACTTCTACCTCGGGATCCCAATGTCGTATTTGGAAAGACTAGTGTTTCCTAAATTAGAGCGGTTTGGATTGAGTTCTTGAGCTTGAGGTCATGTTTGCCATGATGACGAAGGAGGTTGGAGGTATCGGTCAGAGGATGCATCTAACGTGATCAGCCTTCCTGAAGTCAAGCCTTAATTGCTTCACATCCATCTTCTGAAAGTGATGGAAAAGGAGATTCAGCAGCAGGTAGCAGATGTGCTCACCCATATCACGAATCAAAGCCAGGAGCAAAATACATCCCTGTCACCCACGGCCCCTTCCGTGGGCATATGCAGGATCTAGGTGACGTGGATGCCCAGGCACATGGAGTTCTTCAGGACTGCAGGTGTCCCCGATGCTAAAAAGCGACATGACTTTCCGCTGACTCCTTTCCAGGGAGAAAACAAGTGCCGAGAGCCCTGCCCCACATTTCTGTCTCCTACCACTTGCAATAGTAGAAAATAAACGCATGTTCCAAAGCCATGCACCCGTGCTATTCATTTCTCCTGCTGCAAGAGTGCCGAACTTAAGAACAcccagtgatgctcaccttcccgacaggatcgctgaagacaaagtgggtgcataagcaaatgtgttggagaaaactgatggtgcacgtctatcaaaagatatagcatttggagacttaaaggcttgaagatacacagtcagccatctagctgaaaagcaaacatgtccacatggaaagacaccagcctgtgtgatcatgaggtgtcaatgggattattTTACAGGCATTTgagacccagagcaaaatcatACTAATTTCAATAGGGGTGCAGCGGGTGGTGGGGAGGATGCACAGTGTGGaatccccaagcccatctgtagacaattggacatgcctttACAGAAGGTGTGTCGGGGAGAAGTTGagacactcagggtgcagtatgaatgaaacatacaactttcctctagtcctttaaggcttctgcccactccccctgactatcatgatcccatttctaccttagaaatccagccagaccagaggatgtacactcataaagatcagagctggaaacacagggaatccaggatcgataaagacgtaggaccaataatgagagtcggGATGCCAAGAGGGTAAGGTGTAAGtgtggggaggaaaagggaatcgATCACTCGGATCGACttgtaactccctcccagggggagaaacaacagaaaagtgggtgaagggggacagcggatgatgtaagacatgaaaataataatttataacaaagggttcaaaaaggagggagggaaaaataaggagctgatatgaacggctcaagtagaaagaaaatgttttgaaaatgatgttggcaacatatgcacaaatgtgcttgacacaatggttggatgtgtggattgtgataagagtcgcaaaatatttaatgatcatGATAATAAAAACCTTGAGCATAACTACTGATGTTGGTGTGAGTTACTGTAGGATCACACCCCACCCGTAGCAACCCtcttcacaacagaaccaacacgGACCAGTcgtctccatcctcacaattgttcctattcctgagcccatagatgcagccaccgtgtcaatctatctccatgagggctttcctctttttatccaccctccactctgacaagcaggaagcccttctgcggggactggttttcctgacaatatgttcaaagtacgttCAGGAGAAGTCTTGCGCTCCATGCATCTAAGGATCACACTGGCCACACTTTTATGAAGGCATTTTGGTTTGTCATTTTAGCTGTCCATGGCACCTTTAATGATCTTCTCCAGCGCCAGAATTCTAGTGCACCGGTTTTActatggtcttccttcttcagtgtctaacttccatatgtgtagaagaccatggagaataccatggcttggtcaggaataccttaattctcaaaggacTATCTTGCTGTTCTGCACCTCAAGAAggtgttgtgcaacagatttcCTTAGGATAAAATGTCTTTTGATATTTTGAATACTGTTTCcataccattgattgtggatccaggcaagagaagaatccttgacaatttaaaatatttctccattgattatgctGTGACATACTGGTTCAGTTATGACAATTTTGGGTTTTTTGACATTGACTTTTAATCCCTAGGTTTTGTGATTTTAACTGCTGGAACAAACATAGGACAAGATACATCTGATCCTCAGTGGTCTCTTATATCTTTTGGGGTGTATGCCCCCAAATGGCACTGCTGGGTTGTATGCTATTTCTATTGCCAGCTCTTTTAGGAATCACCAGATTCCTAAATGtgtttgtacatatttaaatgcccaccagcaatggatagtGTTCCACTATCTCTACCCCTTCAATCAtttgttgttctttatttttaaatttttatttttattaattgagaTATAGTTTTGGTTATTACATGGGATTTCATTATTGTCCATTATTttatcaataaatatattttcccagtgtgtggattcttgttttaatcttttgaggaaatattttaatgtaCACATATTTTCTTTTAACAGGTTCCACTCATCTTTTGTGTTCTCCATGGTGTCTGCTCCCTTTCTTAGATCTGGTAGCCTGTATATTCCCTGCTCTGGGGCCCTTAGATATATCCCATGTTTTTCAAAGATGATCATGACCAGATCCAGTTCAAAGCCATAGAGTTTCATAGAATCCTTAAACATGGGGAGACCATGGTCATGAGGAAATTACCTCCGAGTTCCCTGGCTCACAGTACATCTCCACCTGGACTTCATCATGTGATATCAACCTCACCACCAAGACCAGTGCATTATACCAGACCAATCCCTGAGCACGCTAGGACATGCTGACACATCACCTCAACCCTTCTCCATGACTGCATGTGTTGACAAGGGATTCATTTAAGAACATAAAGGAACATGTGAAAGGCAGTGTAGGAGGAGGAGGCTAAACATTAGTCACctgacacagaatcatcatgctcAATCTCAGGTCTACATATAGTTTTGTCCTGTTGGATATACATCTGTCTATCTCAATCCCTATAGCACACGCCAGAGCAACCACAATCAGGGTGCTTCCAACACCTAGGGAGCCTACACCACAGGGAGCAACTGCCCCTCGGGACTGACACAGCCTCCACTTACCCCACGAAGTGAGTCATCGTTTACAACTTCTGGTGTTGTGCTCAGTCAATCTCAAAagcacaaatactgtatgagaacACTATTGTAGGAATAAACACTAACACAAAGGTTGACACCCACACTGTGGTTATGGGgtaatttgataagagttgtgtaagctcccaataaaatgatttttaaaaacaaacgaaTATTTGGGAAGACGTCAGTGGAAGAATGTAGCCTGTATCACATCACTACCTATTCATATTTGACACAATTTCCATTCTGACATTGCAAAACCTAGCCTGCCtggatagttttattgatataaatatcGCATATCATACACCTCCATAGTTTGGTTGCCTTTAAAAAGGGTTGCATATGCATCCTCACAATCGACTCTGTGCCCCCCTCCTACTTTCATTACTTGCTCTCCtattcccttcaccctctccaTCCTCTGTCACTGATAAACCGTTGCGTCAGATATTATCTCGATGCTTCCACTCTTTCAGCTTGTCCACTGATTATAAACCAGACCGGTTTACTGGGGGgccttgttttgatttgtttgtggaaaacaaacaaagaaaacacacagtgtaaaacgaacaaacaaagcaaaatgaaaacattAACCGTCATCCCCTTGGGGTATTGTGCAATTGTGCTGACAGAGGCATTAATTGATCCATTGGCTTAGATAGCGAGGTAATATGGAGAAGAGTGTATGTGAGCCCAGTGCAGGTGTGAACCACAATCTGTGCGTGGTTTCATTGCATGCATTGGATGCTGAAATGATCAAGCTCTGTTTTCATTGAGTCAGGGTTGCATTTCCTGTAACGTTCTTTACAAGGGTGGCACCTTGTCGATCAGATTCATACCTGTCAGAAGAATGCAAGGAGAGAGCTGAGTAGTAAATATATGGATGTTCTGGAGCCATTTGATTGGACACCCAAGaagccaggggtcccacccaAAGTCCAAAGCAGGCCATTTTCACCGTGTGGGGTGGCCATTGTTTGCTAGCACTCCCATCAAGGAATCTCAGTCCTAAGTCAGAAGCCACAGCAAGGTCTGACTGAGATGTTCCCCGGCCTTCAGTCAGGCTTCCACACCGAGTTCTTCTATTGTGAAGCCATGTTCCCTGTACGGTCAGCACCTGGGGTCATCATAGTCCTTAGTCCGTGGCATGGATCAATGAGCTTTTCATAGAATGTTACTCAAACGTTTCTACTCAGGATCATAGAACTGGGTGTACTCCTCCCTTAATTTCCTATAATTACTGTTTAGCACACCTTCCCCGTATGAGGATGCTCCTCTCCATTGACCCaccaacagaatggtcagtgCCTCCTCTGAAATGGACATGCCCCCTGCCCTGGTCTTAATCTGATTGCCCAGTAAGGTTCCCCTCTCAGTCCTGTGGAGGGCCTGCTGATTTTGTCCCAGCCTTGTCTCGATGCTGTAcagcatcaagtggatggtcttcACCCTGTTCCTCCTTCCCATAGGATGACCCTCGCTGAGGTGAGGTCTCTTTCCAGTTGGATGGTACGAAGTGCTTATAAGGACAGTGCTCTCTGCATTAGGGACCGTAGGCAGACTTTCTACCAGCGTGTTTTGAATCGgcctctaagatttgtttaattggtgtctTTCCTTATACAGGTGGATTCGCACAATACCTATCCTTCTGTGAtggactgacttcactcagcctaaCGGGTTCCAGGTCCTCCCATGTCTCGCGGGGTTTCATCCTTTTATCCACCGTGTTCAGGAAAGCGCAGGATCCATTGTGTGGATGTGACACAGTTTCttgttccttcctctctttcgttctctttccttccttattTTTTTTAGCAATGAAGAGAAACACTgcagttgtatttatttatttgttatttttaagacattttattagggactcatacaactcttatcaccatccatcgtattcatacatcagttgtataaagcacatctgtacattctttgccttaatcattttcaaagcatttgttttccactcaggccctttgcatcaagtcctcttttttcccctcccaccacgctctcccctccctcttgagcccttggtagtttataaattattattttttcatatcttgccatatccggcgtctcccttcaccccattttctgttgtccatccctaagggaggaggtcacatgtggatccttgtaatcagttccccctttccaacccactcaccctcttccctcccagtgctCCTAAGGGATACTTCAGTTATTCCCTGATGTCATTTGGGGAGTCCTATTGCATAGTTGCATAGTGCCTTATCGCACGTGGTGCTGTGAAGGAAGTTCTGGGCAGATAAGCACAAGATCTATGGAATTATCCGACCAGGTCCTCCACAGGGAAGGACGAATTTATCTGCTTCAAACAACATTTATGACCTCAGATATCAGAGATGCGTGGTTGCCTATGATGGAAGAGGTGGCTGTTGCCAGTGCTTGTATCGATATACAAACCAGGAGATCACGGCTTGAACACATGTCTTCCTACGTTGCATGGGCTGAGTGCATTCCAGGGTGCATTCATCAGAGTGCACTTGGTTGCTGTACTCAGCATGAATGGGATATAAAGTTTGGACTGTATCTTTCTGCACGCACGGTTCTTGCAGCAGCTGTCTGTCTTATCTTTTGTGCATATCCCATCTACTTTCGGTGGGGATTTCTCTATGTCTACTTGGATGTTACAGGATATTCTGTAGTTTGGTAGTGAggtaagtatatatattttagagcGCTAATGGTGTAACGACTTATATGTGGGCTGTTATCTagaaggctgacagttcaaatccagacCTTTCTCCACCAGAGAAATATGGGACTGAGTACTCTTACTAAGACACTGGGAGAGATGAGAGTTCTCAgcataaggaatccaggacagataaaacttcagaagcaatCATGGGTGTTGCGATACTATGAGGGTAGAGTTGAGGTGTGGGCAGAAGTGGAGGGGATgggcaaccgatcacaaggatggatatagaacccccgccccacccccgagTGAAGGAAACTAAAaacaaatgggtgaagggagagagcagacagtgtaagatatgtaaataatttattatttatcattaactctggagggtgggagagtggggaaaggaggggaataaagaggagttGATAGGACGGGCTCAAGTCGGAaacgatgttttgaaaatgttggtggtgacatttgtacaaatgtgcttgatacaattgatgtatggattcttataagaggtgtaagagctctACCAATAAagttatagtatatatatatgttaccGTATATATACAATTAAATATATCTATGCCGTAGAtcccttggagactcacagggacagttctacactgccaAATATAGTCTCTCTAAGACAACAATGTCTTTAAGGTAATGGAAGTGATGCCCAGGCGGATGACTGATAACGTTCTGTAAcgtaaaatgacaatgatttttctaagtgaatcatatatatatataaaatttagatGCATGAATGGTGAGTGAGTTTGCACTTAATTCTTGCCCCATTCTAAGAACAGTCAGCTTTTAGGACATCTTCCTGCTTGATGCTCCACTTCCTCAAGagaagagatctctgaagataCAAGTGCAATAGCATAGTATAACGTAGTAATTCGTGGGTGCCTGGACCTCAAAAGAAcaatgtctgggttcttaaagcttTACGTCCGAAGAAGTAAGCTTCTAAATCAGTGCCCATTAC is a window encoding:
- the LOC142436286 gene encoding PRAME family member 12-like, which produces MTVLTDLCFQADIPNEMLTFLIERVKQTKDLPHLCCRKLELVRNVAPLPILGEILNVVQLDSVQEMRLLGSWDLQSLNWFAPYLSQMVQLHTLLLSECTLYCIVPGENDEDEVQKLLQQFTTQLLSLHQLHTLMLHSVNFFGNHLHQLLRCLQAPLETLHIRRSLLMDQDLTYLSSCPCTSHLKSLDLSGVRRPGSNYEFLPALLNRVSATLVHLDLADCGITDSDCDYLQPALGHCSQLRTLKLCGNLLSMAVLQTLLFHTFPRCNFAFLELPVPLNCYMDPQLTLPWHTLAEVMEQLRLTLQLHGPQRIRLAYRHCRTLCDAICIRMDN